A genomic stretch from Candidatus Flexicrinis proximus includes:
- a CDS encoding RpiB/LacA/LacB family sugar-phosphate isomerase, protein MKLAVASDHAGYTLKAHLVAYLAAHGHNVLDLGVATDTTRADYPDTAAAVAHAVLDGFAERGIVICGSGIGACIAANKFPGIYAAIAHDTYSAAQGVEHDRMNVLCLGGRIVGPSLAEQLVEAFVRAQPNPDGRYERRFLKLQDIERTHLGGE, encoded by the coding sequence ATGAAACTCGCCGTCGCCAGCGACCACGCCGGATACACCTTGAAGGCGCATCTCGTCGCCTATCTAGCCGCGCACGGCCACAATGTACTCGATCTGGGTGTCGCAACAGACACCACCCGCGCCGACTATCCCGATACGGCCGCGGCGGTCGCCCACGCGGTGCTGGATGGCTTTGCCGAGCGCGGCATCGTGATCTGCGGCAGCGGCATCGGCGCGTGCATCGCGGCCAACAAGTTCCCCGGCATCTACGCCGCTATCGCGCACGACACCTACAGTGCCGCGCAAGGGGTCGAGCATGACCGGATGAACGTATTGTGCCTGGGCGGTCGAATTGTTGGGCCGTCGCTCGCGGAGCAATTGGTCGAAGCGTTCGTTCGCGCCCAGCCGAACCCTGATGGCAGATACGAACGCCGCTTCTTGAAGTTACAGGATATTGAGCGTACTCACCTCGGTGGTGAGTGA
- a CDS encoding DinB family protein: MPHPLVLQLRFTRSEFQRALKGVTAEEAVQHFGPMNCISWIVGHLAWQEQMYWLTQAQGITPAPEVNACANGQPMTSPVLDEMWAAWKRVTAEVDKFLEPLDSATLVTHTLRLAAPHEPYKESIGTRIRRTTYHYWYHTGESQAIRQLVGHTGLPQFVGDIGDKAPYVPES; encoded by the coding sequence ATGCCGCATCCACTCGTCCTTCAACTGCGCTTCACCCGCAGCGAATTTCAACGTGCGCTCAAAGGCGTCACCGCTGAAGAAGCGGTACAGCACTTCGGTCCGATGAATTGTATCAGTTGGATTGTCGGCCATCTGGCATGGCAGGAGCAGATGTATTGGCTGACGCAGGCGCAGGGAATTACGCCTGCGCCAGAGGTTAACGCCTGCGCAAATGGCCAGCCGATGACCTCTCCGGTATTGGACGAAATGTGGGCAGCCTGGAAGCGCGTCACCGCTGAAGTCGACAAGTTCCTTGAACCGCTGGACAGCGCAACCTTAGTGACACACACCCTCAGGCTTGCTGCGCCTCACGAGCCCTATAAAGAGAGCATCGGGACGCGTATCCGCCGCACGACTTATCATTATTGGTACCACACCGGCGAGTCGCAGGCGATCCGTCAGCTGGTCGGCCATACTGGTCTGCCGCAGTTCGTGGGCGACATCGGTGACAAAGCGCCGTATGTCCCCGAATCCTGA
- a CDS encoding nuclear transport factor 2 family protein, with amino-acid sequence MWERLFGASPNAAFEIEYIFASGDRGIIRWRYDWGSGHVRGVDVFRIRDGKVAEKLSYVKG; translated from the coding sequence ATGTGGGAGCGGTTGTTCGGCGCGTCGCCTAACGCCGCTTTCGAGATCGAGTACATCTTCGCCAGCGGCGACCGGGGGATCATCCGCTGGCGATACGATTGGGGAAGCGGTCACGTGCGCGGGGTCGATGTGTTTCGCATCCGCGACGGCAAAGTCGCTGAGAAGCTTTCTTACGTCAAAGGCTAG
- a CDS encoding nuclear transport factor 2 family protein, with protein sequence MTSGAALELIQRFHEAFNSHDINTIMALMTDDCVFENTSPAPDGERYVGQAAVRGMWERLFGASPNATFEIEDIFASEDRGVIRWRYDWGAGHVRGVDVFRVRDGKIAEKLSYVKG encoded by the coding sequence ATGACGAGCGGCGCTGCGCTGGAACTCATCCAGCGCTTCCACGAGGCGTTTAACAGCCACGACATCAACACGATTATGGCGCTGATGACAGACGACTGTGTGTTTGAGAACACCAGCCCTGCGCCTGACGGTGAGCGCTACGTGGGACAGGCAGCGGTGCGCGGCATGTGGGAGCGGCTGTTCGGCGCGTCGCCCAACGCCACGTTCGAGATTGAGGACATCTTCGCCAGCGAAGACCGAGGGGTCATCCGCTGGCGATACGATTGGGGAGCAGGTCACGTCCGTGGTGTCGATGTGTTCCGCGTTCGAGATGGCAAAATCGCCGAAAAATTGTCGTACGTCAAAGGCTGA
- a CDS encoding GNAT family N-acetyltransferase, protein MAFRRLFHTDRIELVPQTPEDRELLSKWSFDSEYYRNLDDDPVRPMPASFYEQWIGQPPKQGGEFQGFMVATKPDGLRIGFLTLFDIKYPNASAMFALGIGEPEYRGKGYGTEALGLMLDYAFDELGMYRVGLRVMAYNTAAIKTYEKVGFMREGTQRGAVWREGGRYDVHFYGILRDEWLAKRG, encoded by the coding sequence ATGGCTTTTCGCCGCCTGTTTCACACCGATCGCATCGAACTCGTGCCGCAAACACCTGAGGACCGTGAACTGCTGTCCAAGTGGTCCTTCGACAGTGAGTACTATCGCAATCTGGACGATGACCCGGTCCGTCCGATGCCGGCCTCGTTCTACGAGCAGTGGATCGGCCAACCGCCCAAGCAAGGCGGCGAGTTCCAGGGGTTCATGGTCGCCACCAAGCCGGACGGCCTGCGGATCGGCTTTTTGACGCTCTTCGACATCAAGTATCCGAATGCGTCGGCGATGTTCGCACTGGGTATCGGAGAGCCGGAATATCGCGGCAAGGGCTACGGAACAGAGGCGCTCGGATTGATGCTCGACTACGCCTTTGACGAACTCGGGATGTACCGCGTCGGCCTGCGAGTCATGGCGTACAACACGGCCGCCATCAAGACCTATGAAAAGGTCGGTTTCATGCGCGAAGGCACGCAGCGCGGCGCGGTCTGGCGTGAGGGCGGGCGCTACGATGTCCACTTTTACGGTATCCTGCGTGACGAGTGGCTGGCGAAGCGGGGCTGA